One window of the Arthrobacter sp. D5-1 genome contains the following:
- the dnaE gene encoding DNA polymerase III subunit alpha, which translates to MSFTHLHVSTAFSAHYGVSWPDELAKTAAADGATALACTDRDGLYGTIKHLKACMDAGIDPIVGVDLAVFDDDGDHRTQVAGRVVVLAHGNNNGAGYRALCRLISDAHARTSGKAGGAIPAAVTRGELASRTLDPHTLKPVLTVMIGPDSDVGQAMGGRKYLRPRTLFKQWIDAMPPGTIVTEVVTHLSAPGEPLSTAHAVRMLKLALEYNIPAVLSNAVRYCAQDGAATADVLDSARTLKSLPELSAAPMLQPTGQGWLKNAHHMHQLGKEIMAAAGQGKADLHKLLANTEALADKCRINPILDMGWKKPVVPEASIIGIDCDPMVELTQRCQSGITRRFPGIAGQAEKQLRSRLEHELGIIARLGFAPYFLTVAEVSRMILDMGVRVAARGSGASSLVNYLIDISQVDPIRHDLIFERFLSGRRSTLPDIDLDVESAERHNVYRKIFDRFGAERVTLMSMQNGYRARGAVRDAGLALGMDDGEIGEIAKQLWRFSARKFREALVEKPELRSFAGRVEQGGLEENQQLDLLVDLTERLDRLPRHISMHPCGVILGDATLLDRTPVQPSGLGLPMSQFDKHDMDPMGMLKLDVLGVRMQSAMAFAVREVIRLHPSKAEVVAAGRHPVEPGGTGPDYIADDGRIDLNAVPFDDEPTYELIRSTHTLGCFQIESPGQRELIGKMAPREFNDLIIDISLFRPGPMKSDMVRPFLEHRHGFAPEIYPHPDLKPVLQETHGVTVFHEQILKTFDVMTGCGLARADEFRRALGDEVHEPGVESYFRREAIRNYTPEVVDKVWGTLKAFGSFGFCKAHGAAFAVPTYQSAWLKTHHPEAFLAGLWEHDPGMYPKRLLVAEARRLGIPILPLDINRSHAEYRVEKIQQGPHQGKLGIRLSLTGIYGLSGAELKRIVAGQPYDSLADLRARARVSKPNIKRLAQLGAFDALHQDSGGKANRADLVQHLQALQSSPTKKAIDVIEGQLSFALGDVELRNLAPELPEPSMVDNVRAELDLMAVDVSEHLMDSHRPLLDKLGVTTADQLLGLRNGTEVLVAGVRIATQTPPMRGGRRVVFISIDDGTGCVDSVFFHEAQEESGPLLFGTRLLLIRGTTRRTGPKGISLSATKAWDLSRPETLPFTELLPAGGDPPDEYTHRGALHGISRNLAITGLGS; encoded by the coding sequence TTGAGCTTCACCCACTTGCACGTCTCCACGGCCTTCAGTGCGCACTATGGCGTCTCCTGGCCCGACGAACTCGCCAAAACAGCCGCAGCAGACGGCGCCACGGCGCTCGCCTGCACGGACCGCGACGGTCTGTACGGCACCATCAAACACCTCAAAGCCTGCATGGACGCCGGTATCGATCCCATCGTCGGTGTGGACCTGGCTGTATTCGATGACGACGGCGACCACCGCACCCAGGTCGCGGGCCGCGTCGTCGTCCTCGCCCACGGAAACAACAACGGCGCCGGCTACCGGGCGCTCTGCCGCCTCATTTCCGACGCCCACGCACGCACCTCAGGCAAGGCCGGGGGAGCGATCCCCGCCGCAGTCACCCGTGGCGAACTGGCCTCAAGGACACTTGACCCCCACACCCTCAAACCCGTGCTGACAGTCATGATCGGACCGGACTCAGATGTGGGTCAGGCCATGGGAGGCAGAAAATACCTCCGGCCAAGAACACTCTTCAAACAATGGATCGACGCAATGCCGCCCGGCACCATCGTCACCGAAGTAGTCACCCACCTCAGCGCCCCTGGAGAACCGCTCAGCACCGCACACGCCGTGCGCATGCTCAAGCTCGCACTCGAATACAACATCCCAGCCGTCCTCAGCAACGCCGTGCGCTACTGTGCCCAGGACGGCGCAGCCACCGCGGACGTCCTGGACTCAGCCCGCACCCTCAAATCCCTCCCCGAACTCTCGGCAGCGCCCATGCTCCAACCAACAGGCCAAGGCTGGCTGAAAAACGCACACCACATGCACCAACTCGGCAAAGAAATCATGGCCGCGGCAGGGCAAGGAAAAGCGGACCTCCACAAACTGCTCGCCAACACCGAAGCGCTCGCTGACAAATGCCGCATCAACCCCATTCTGGACATGGGGTGGAAGAAACCCGTGGTTCCCGAAGCCTCCATCATCGGCATCGACTGCGACCCCATGGTGGAACTCACCCAGCGCTGCCAGTCCGGTATTACCAGAAGGTTCCCGGGCATCGCCGGACAAGCAGAAAAGCAGCTGCGCTCGCGGTTGGAGCATGAACTCGGCATCATCGCCCGGCTGGGTTTTGCCCCCTACTTCCTCACCGTTGCCGAGGTATCCAGGATGATCCTTGATATGGGCGTCAGGGTTGCTGCTAGGGGATCCGGTGCGTCCAGCCTGGTGAACTACCTGATCGATATCAGCCAGGTGGACCCGATCCGTCACGACCTCATCTTTGAACGATTCCTGTCAGGCCGCCGGTCCACCCTGCCCGACATTGATTTAGATGTTGAAAGCGCAGAAAGGCACAACGTCTATCGAAAGATTTTTGACCGCTTCGGAGCCGAGCGCGTCACCCTCATGAGCATGCAGAACGGATACAGGGCAAGGGGGGCTGTCCGGGACGCAGGCCTGGCGCTGGGAATGGATGATGGCGAGATCGGTGAAATTGCCAAACAGTTGTGGAGATTTTCAGCCCGCAAATTCCGTGAAGCACTGGTTGAGAAACCGGAACTGCGCTCCTTTGCAGGCCGGGTTGAGCAAGGAGGCCTGGAAGAAAACCAGCAGCTGGATCTCTTGGTGGACCTTACCGAAAGGTTGGACCGCTTGCCACGGCATATCTCCATGCATCCGTGTGGAGTGATTTTGGGAGATGCGACCCTCCTGGACCGCACCCCTGTGCAGCCCAGCGGATTGGGATTGCCCATGAGCCAGTTCGACAAACACGATATGGATCCCATGGGAATGCTCAAGCTCGATGTCTTGGGCGTGCGAATGCAAAGTGCCATGGCTTTTGCTGTCCGGGAAGTCATTCGCCTTCATCCCTCCAAAGCTGAAGTAGTGGCCGCCGGACGTCATCCTGTGGAACCTGGAGGAACAGGTCCGGACTATATTGCCGACGATGGCAGGATCGATCTCAATGCTGTCCCCTTCGACGACGAACCCACCTATGAGTTGATCCGCAGCACCCACACGCTGGGTTGTTTCCAGATTGAGTCCCCGGGACAGCGGGAGCTCATTGGAAAGATGGCACCCCGGGAATTCAACGACCTCATCATCGATATCTCTCTTTTCAGGCCCGGGCCCATGAAATCAGATATGGTGCGGCCCTTCCTTGAGCACAGGCACGGGTTTGCTCCGGAGATCTATCCTCATCCGGACCTGAAGCCGGTTTTGCAGGAAACCCATGGGGTCACCGTGTTTCATGAGCAGATCCTGAAGACGTTTGATGTCATGACCGGATGCGGACTGGCCAGGGCGGATGAATTCCGCAGGGCTCTGGGAGATGAAGTACATGAGCCTGGAGTGGAGAGCTACTTCCGCCGGGAAGCCATCAGGAATTACACGCCCGAGGTGGTAGACAAGGTCTGGGGAACCCTGAAGGCCTTCGGCAGTTTTGGCTTTTGCAAAGCACACGGTGCTGCCTTTGCCGTGCCCACCTACCAGTCGGCTTGGCTCAAGACCCATCATCCCGAGGCCTTCCTTGCAGGGTTGTGGGAACACGATCCCGGGATGTATCCCAAGCGACTCCTGGTAGCCGAAGCACGCAGGCTGGGTATCCCCATTCTCCCCTTGGACATCAACCGCAGCCATGCAGAATACCGGGTGGAGAAGATCCAGCAAGGTCCCCATCAAGGCAAACTTGGCATCCGCCTGAGCCTAACGGGAATTTATGGGCTGTCAGGGGCTGAGCTGAAAAGGATTGTGGCAGGCCAGCCCTACGATTCCCTGGCAGATCTGCGGGCCCGTGCGAGGGTGAGCAAGCCGAACATCAAGAGGCTTGCCCAACTTGGCGCATTTGATGCCCTCCATCAAGACTCCGGTGGAAAAGCCAACCGGGCAGACCTTGTGCAACACCTGCAGGCACTCCAAAGCAGTCCCACCAAAAAAGCCATCGACGTTATTGAGGGGCAGTTGTCCTTTGCCTTGGGTGATGTTGAGCTAAGGAACCTGGCACCTGAACTTCCTGAACCCTCCATGGTGGACAACGTCAGGGCAGAGCTTGACTTGATGGCCGTCGATGTCAGCGAGCACCTCATGGACAGCCACCGGCCCTTGTTGGACAAGCTGGGTGTCACTACCGCGGATCAGCTCCTCGGTCTCCGCAATGGCACAGAAGTGTTGGTGGCAGGGGTAAGGATCGCAACCCAGACCCCGCCAATGCGCGGCGGCAGGCGCGTGGTCTTCATCAGCATCGATGACGGCACTGGCTGCGTGGATTCTGTCTTCTTCCATGAGGCCCAGGAAGAATCCGGGCCCCTGCTGTTTGGGACACGGTTGCTGCTGATCCGTGGAACCACCAGGCGGACAGGTCCCAAAGGCATCAGCCTCAGCGCCACCAAAGCCTGGGACCTGAGCCGGCCTGAAACCTTGCCCTTTACCGAGCTCCTGCCTGCCGGGGGCGATCCACCGGATGAATACACCCATCGAGGTGCTCTTCATGGCATCTCCAGGAACCTTGCCATCACTGGTTTGGGAAGCTGA
- a CDS encoding DUF6504 family protein — protein sequence MGLFSESVEVGCTETGQPRTVHWKGTHYTVSNDPVRWYERRQWWLEESRAPLGTGAGLVDHEIWRVQLHPLDAVAPTADPITLDLVRHVSSGRWRLLRIHDAAPAQAVEPDEAA from the coding sequence ATGGGGCTGTTCAGCGAGTCCGTGGAGGTCGGCTGCACGGAAACAGGCCAGCCACGCACCGTCCACTGGAAAGGGACGCACTACACAGTCTCCAACGACCCCGTCCGGTGGTACGAGCGACGCCAATGGTGGCTGGAAGAAAGCCGCGCCCCCCTGGGTACCGGAGCAGGACTGGTGGACCACGAAATATGGCGCGTCCAACTCCACCCCCTGGATGCAGTTGCCCCAACTGCAGACCCCATCACCCTTGACCTTGTCCGCCATGTCAGCAGCGGACGATGGCGGCTCCTTCGCATCCACGACGCTGCGCCGGCACAGGCCGTAGAGCCTGACGAAGCAGCGTGA
- a CDS encoding FAD-dependent monooxygenase: MAMEKVDIIGGGIAGLALAGRLDPGRFDVTVYEQRPELPTVGTTLAMWREALGALSELGILGAARSRGAIIKAGALRSPSGEPMLSMEGEGLLGVSRPELLRLLDSAVPQAVHRATGRVDRLPGDAWLTVGADGVNSVVRQASWGSRSAARPTPFLAVRGVIPATPSMEDIGEYWGHGEIFGLAPTGSGTNWYASFRSDFGPEKVDVAQALELTRNRYGHYSPAVRKVLSLASPDNSLAQRIWTTPPLGRYARGNVVLLGDAAHAMTPNLGRGACEALIDAVTLGKLLNEMPRDAALATYGRKRILRTQQLRLASSMMGSIALAQGMQPWRDALLKQAGKRVARPRGKAGTSK; the protein is encoded by the coding sequence GTGGCCATGGAAAAAGTGGACATCATCGGCGGCGGAATTGCCGGCCTGGCGCTCGCAGGACGGCTGGACCCCGGCCGGTTCGATGTCACGGTGTACGAGCAACGGCCGGAACTGCCCACAGTAGGAACGACCCTGGCCATGTGGAGGGAAGCCCTGGGGGCCTTGTCCGAGCTGGGAATTTTGGGAGCCGCCCGGAGCAGGGGAGCCATCATCAAAGCAGGAGCGCTCCGCAGCCCCTCAGGTGAGCCCATGCTGTCCATGGAAGGGGAGGGGCTCCTGGGGGTGTCACGGCCGGAATTGTTGAGGCTGCTGGACTCTGCCGTCCCGCAAGCCGTCCACCGGGCAACTGGGCGCGTGGACCGACTCCCGGGTGATGCATGGCTGACTGTCGGGGCGGATGGGGTCAACAGTGTGGTCCGGCAGGCTTCCTGGGGATCGCGGAGCGCCGCCAGGCCCACGCCGTTCCTCGCTGTCCGTGGAGTCATTCCAGCAACTCCGTCCATGGAAGACATTGGCGAGTACTGGGGACACGGAGAGATTTTTGGATTGGCACCCACCGGGAGCGGAACCAACTGGTACGCTTCCTTCCGTTCGGACTTCGGCCCGGAGAAAGTGGACGTTGCCCAGGCTCTTGAACTGACACGGAACCGTTATGGCCACTACTCGCCCGCGGTAAGGAAGGTTCTTTCCTTGGCGTCGCCGGACAACTCCCTGGCCCAACGGATTTGGACCACGCCACCCCTGGGGCGTTATGCGCGGGGCAACGTGGTGTTGCTTGGGGATGCCGCCCACGCCATGACACCCAACCTGGGCCGGGGCGCCTGCGAAGCGTTGATCGATGCCGTGACCCTGGGCAAGCTCCTCAATGAAATGCCCAGGGATGCAGCACTCGCCACCTATGGCAGAAAGCGGATACTGCGAACCCAGCAACTTCGCCTGGCATCGTCAATGATGGGCAGCATAGCCCTCGCCCAGGGAATGCAGCCCTGGCGTGATGCCCTGCTGAAGCAGGCAGGCAAGCGGGTAGCCCGGCCCAGGGGGAAGGCAGGAACTTCGAAGTAG
- a CDS encoding TetR family transcriptional regulator: protein MPDRRTELADAALAVVAAKGLKGLTHRAVDAQAGVAVGTTSNYFRNRAALVSAAVDRVEERDTLLLQQGGWETPTSVAALADQLTGALMGLALENADLTRARFAFALDQPEVVAAGHERMLAGLTHILGFLKVSDARARAESVADYGDGLAMHLLTARKGQDIDRASVARNIQRLLEG from the coding sequence ATGCCGGACCGCCGAACAGAACTTGCCGACGCCGCCCTCGCCGTCGTGGCGGCGAAAGGCCTCAAAGGACTTACCCACCGGGCTGTCGACGCCCAAGCCGGCGTGGCCGTCGGAACCACCTCGAACTATTTCCGCAACCGCGCCGCACTGGTCAGTGCCGCCGTCGACCGCGTCGAAGAGCGGGACACCCTCCTGCTCCAGCAGGGCGGATGGGAGACCCCGACGTCGGTGGCGGCCTTGGCGGACCAACTCACCGGCGCCCTCATGGGACTGGCGCTGGAAAATGCAGACCTCACCCGTGCAAGGTTCGCGTTTGCCCTGGACCAGCCCGAGGTCGTAGCGGCCGGCCACGAGCGGATGCTCGCCGGACTGACCCACATCCTGGGCTTTCTGAAGGTGTCGGACGCCAGGGCACGGGCCGAGTCGGTGGCCGACTACGGAGATGGCCTTGCCATGCACCTTCTGACCGCCCGCAAAGGCCAGGATATTGACAGGGCATCTGTGGCACGGAACATTCAGCGCCTGCTGGAAGGATGA
- a CDS encoding SOS response-associated peptidase encodes MARAVGDLLADFDAELENEIALEKSWNVAPTDAVPIVLERLVDDNLKRQLHVAKWGLVPSWAKDPKGGARLINARSETLLEKPSFKKAAVARRCAVPADGYYEWKKGEGKNKQPYYVHPGDGQGLVFAGLYEWWRDQSAADDDPGRWLLSMSILTADTPTAESARTRRSASVFDELTALHDRVPLPMDTETMEAWLDPREKDAAGLVEMVRSKAHDAASGWTLDPVGSAVGNVRNNSPELIEPVEGLF; translated from the coding sequence ATGGCCCGTGCGGTGGGGGATCTGCTTGCCGATTTCGACGCCGAGCTGGAGAACGAGATCGCCCTGGAAAAGTCGTGGAATGTGGCACCCACCGACGCTGTTCCGATCGTGTTGGAGCGGCTTGTCGATGACAACCTGAAGCGGCAGCTCCACGTTGCCAAGTGGGGCCTGGTGCCATCGTGGGCCAAGGATCCCAAGGGTGGCGCCCGGTTGATCAATGCCCGCAGCGAGACCCTTTTGGAAAAGCCTTCCTTCAAGAAGGCTGCTGTTGCCCGGCGGTGCGCAGTTCCGGCCGATGGCTACTACGAGTGGAAAAAGGGTGAGGGGAAGAACAAGCAGCCCTATTACGTACACCCGGGGGATGGCCAGGGCCTGGTCTTTGCCGGGTTGTATGAATGGTGGCGGGACCAGTCGGCAGCTGATGATGATCCCGGTCGCTGGCTGCTGTCCATGTCCATCCTGACGGCGGACACCCCAACCGCCGAATCTGCCCGGACGCGTCGCAGTGCTTCGGTGTTTGACGAGCTCACTGCCCTTCACGACCGGGTTCCGCTGCCCATGGACACGGAGACCATGGAAGCCTGGTTGGATCCGCGGGAGAAGGATGCTGCGGGGCTGGTGGAGATGGTCCGTTCCAAGGCGCACGACGCCGCCTCCGGGTGGACGTTGGATCCTGTGGGCAGTGCCGTGGGGAACGTCCGCAATAATTCACCGGAGCTCATTGAGCCGGTGGAAGGCCTCTTCTGA
- a CDS encoding mycoredoxin produces MDFTPDSGTITMFSTTWCGYCNRLKKQLDAKGIGYTEINIEEVDGTAELVEQLNGGNRTVPTVLFPDGTAATNPSASEVEKRLVAA; encoded by the coding sequence GTGGACTTCACTCCCGACTCCGGCACCATCACCATGTTCTCGACCACTTGGTGCGGTTACTGCAACCGCCTGAAGAAGCAGCTGGACGCCAAGGGCATCGGCTACACCGAGATCAACATCGAAGAAGTGGATGGCACTGCCGAACTCGTCGAGCAGCTCAATGGAGGCAACCGCACCGTCCCCACCGTCCTCTTCCCCGACGGCACCGCGGCTACCAACCCCTCCGCTTCGGAGGTTGAGAAGCGCCTGGTCGCCGCATAA
- a CDS encoding S-(hydroxymethyl)mycothiol dehydrogenase, producing the protein MVHAVKGVVVRSKGAPVTLETILVPEPGPGEALVDILTSGVCHTDLHYKLGGISDDFPFLLGHEATGVVSAVGPDVTDVAPGDRVVLNWRAVCGNCRACNRGQAQYCFNTHNATQKMTLEDGTELSPALGIGAFIEKTLVAAGQCTKVDPDADAAAVGLLGCGVMAGLGAALNTGGVKRGDSVAVIGCGGVGVAAIAGAALAGATTIIAVDIDAKKLERAKDLGATHTVDSSNSDPVEEIRALTGGFGADVVIDAVGRPETYKQAFYARDLAGTVVLVGVPTPEMTLELPLLDVFGRGGSLKSSWYGDCLPSRDFPMLVDLYKQGKLDLDAFVTERITIDQVEEAFDKMHHGAVLRSVVEL; encoded by the coding sequence ATGGTCCACGCAGTCAAAGGTGTCGTCGTCCGCTCCAAAGGCGCACCCGTAACCCTGGAAACCATCCTGGTTCCCGAGCCCGGTCCCGGCGAAGCACTGGTGGACATCCTCACCAGCGGCGTCTGCCACACCGACCTCCACTACAAACTCGGTGGCATCAGCGACGACTTCCCGTTCCTCCTGGGCCACGAAGCCACCGGCGTGGTCAGCGCAGTGGGCCCCGACGTCACCGACGTAGCCCCCGGCGACCGCGTGGTCCTCAACTGGCGTGCAGTCTGCGGCAACTGCCGGGCCTGCAACCGCGGGCAGGCCCAGTACTGCTTCAACACCCACAACGCCACCCAGAAAATGACCCTCGAAGACGGCACGGAACTCTCACCCGCCTTGGGCATCGGTGCGTTCATTGAAAAAACCCTGGTCGCTGCCGGTCAATGCACCAAGGTAGACCCCGACGCCGATGCCGCCGCCGTTGGGCTGCTCGGCTGCGGCGTCATGGCAGGTTTGGGCGCGGCGCTCAACACCGGCGGCGTCAAGCGCGGCGACTCGGTTGCCGTCATTGGCTGCGGCGGAGTGGGCGTAGCTGCCATCGCGGGTGCCGCGCTCGCAGGCGCCACCACCATCATCGCCGTCGACATCGACGCAAAGAAGCTCGAGCGGGCAAAGGACCTCGGCGCAACCCACACAGTGGATTCCTCCAACAGCGACCCCGTCGAGGAAATCCGCGCCCTGACGGGTGGTTTCGGCGCAGACGTGGTGATTGACGCCGTCGGACGTCCCGAGACCTACAAGCAGGCCTTCTACGCCCGCGACCTCGCAGGAACCGTCGTCTTGGTAGGCGTCCCCACGCCGGAGATGACTCTGGAACTGCCGCTTCTGGACGTGTTCGGCCGCGGCGGTTCACTCAAATCATCGTGGTACGGTGACTGCCTTCCCTCCCGGGACTTCCCCATGCTGGTGGACCTCTACAAGCAGGGCAAGCTGGACCTCGATGCCTTCGTCACCGAACGCATCACCATCGACCAAGTGGAAGAAGCATTCGACAAAATGCACCACGGCGCCGTCCTCCGATCGGTGGTTGAACTATGA
- a CDS encoding MBL fold metallo-hydrolase, with amino-acid sequence MSTLTIDHVVTSGTFSLDGGTWDVDNNVWIVGDDSECLVIDPAHNPDAILQAVNGRTVKAILLTHGHDDHIRSAGEFADLTKAPIHLHQDDWMLWRAVFPDVDPDAAIADGDQFTVAGANLKAIHTPGHSPGSVSFHLPGEGTLFSGDTLFQGGPGATGRSYSDFPTIIDSIRTKLLSLPEETVVRTGHGDSTTIGAEKPHLDEWIARGH; translated from the coding sequence ATGAGCACCCTCACCATTGACCACGTGGTCACATCAGGCACGTTCTCGCTCGACGGCGGCACCTGGGACGTCGACAACAACGTTTGGATTGTCGGGGACGACTCCGAATGCCTCGTCATCGACCCCGCCCACAACCCTGACGCCATCCTGCAGGCAGTCAACGGCCGCACCGTCAAAGCCATCCTGCTGACCCACGGCCACGACGACCACATCCGCTCAGCCGGTGAATTCGCGGATCTCACCAAAGCACCCATCCATTTGCACCAGGACGACTGGATGCTGTGGCGGGCAGTGTTCCCGGACGTCGACCCCGATGCCGCAATTGCGGACGGCGACCAGTTCACCGTTGCCGGAGCCAACTTGAAGGCCATCCACACGCCCGGACACTCGCCGGGATCCGTTTCCTTCCACTTGCCCGGCGAAGGGACACTCTTCAGCGGAGACACGCTCTTCCAGGGCGGCCCCGGCGCAACGGGACGCTCCTACAGCGACTTCCCCACCATCATCGACTCCATCCGGACCAAACTGCTCAGCTTGCCGGAAGAGACGGTGGTTCGCACCGGGCACGGGGACTCCACCACCATCGGAGCGGAAAAGCCGCATCTGGACGAGTGGATCGCCCGGGGCCACTGA
- a CDS encoding lipoate--protein ligase family protein: protein MRAEAPAAQLTAYRQLESMGAAQDLDFALELLQRARSGQLGPSLRLYRPQPTVAFGQRDANLPGFPAAEEACRELGFEPLIRKAGGRAAAYHQGTLVIDHIEPHPDAIVRAKARFSEFGELLAGALRSVGVHAAVGEIPGEYCPGEFSVHGEDPDFPAHSIKLIGTAQRVVSGGWLFSSVIVVENSKPIRDVLTASYAALGLDWDPATAGAANDLLPHLDVQTVEDAVIEAYRGYADVVDGDFRSLVG from the coding sequence ATGCGGGCCGAAGCACCCGCGGCGCAGCTCACCGCTTACCGCCAGCTGGAATCCATGGGTGCGGCACAAGACCTGGATTTTGCTTTGGAGCTGTTGCAGCGCGCCCGCAGCGGGCAGTTGGGCCCTTCGCTTCGCCTGTACCGTCCGCAGCCAACTGTGGCGTTCGGACAAAGGGACGCGAACCTCCCTGGCTTTCCCGCGGCGGAGGAAGCCTGCAGGGAGCTGGGGTTCGAACCCCTGATCCGGAAAGCCGGCGGACGCGCGGCTGCCTATCATCAGGGGACGTTGGTCATTGACCACATTGAGCCGCATCCGGACGCGATCGTGCGCGCGAAGGCAAGGTTTTCGGAGTTTGGTGAGTTGTTGGCCGGCGCGCTTCGCAGCGTTGGTGTCCACGCCGCGGTCGGCGAGATCCCCGGGGAGTACTGTCCTGGTGAATTCAGCGTCCACGGCGAGGACCCTGATTTTCCCGCTCACAGCATCAAACTGATCGGCACTGCACAGCGGGTGGTCTCCGGTGGGTGGCTCTTCAGCTCCGTGATTGTGGTGGAAAACTCCAAGCCCATCCGTGACGTTTTGACGGCCAGCTACGCCGCCTTGGGCCTTGACTGGGATCCTGCTACCGCGGGCGCCGCCAATGACCTTCTGCCCCACCTGGATGTCCAGACCGTGGAGGATGCAGTCATCGAGGCCTACCGCGGGTACGCGGACGTCGTCGACGGCGACTTCCGGAGCCTGGTGGGCTAG
- a CDS encoding thioesterase family protein has translation MTTALPELADGDFYYESLGQGRYRSTIHAQGAWNPHEQHMAPASGIMADALARHEPRDDVRMARISYEILGLIPGGEFQVTTSTLRPGRTIELIQAELSAGGRVAIRAAAWRMVTSDTSAVAAVEDEPMPAPDECKPWEGASVWPGGYIRSLEMRLAEGHRPGSGKVWIRTPLPLTDHDDSSDLARLMGLVDTANGIAARVPPGENSYIFPNVDLQIHMYRAPSGEWLGLDNKVSFGADGIGLTSTVLHDINGPFGRAEQILTLRKS, from the coding sequence TTGACTACTGCATTACCGGAACTGGCGGATGGCGATTTCTACTACGAATCGTTGGGTCAGGGCCGTTACAGGTCCACCATCCATGCCCAAGGTGCGTGGAATCCGCATGAGCAACATATGGCCCCGGCGTCGGGCATCATGGCCGACGCCCTTGCCAGGCATGAGCCCCGGGACGATGTCCGTATGGCGCGGATCAGTTATGAAATCCTGGGGCTGATTCCCGGCGGCGAGTTCCAGGTCACCACCTCAACGCTGCGGCCGGGCCGGACCATCGAGCTCATCCAAGCCGAGCTCTCCGCTGGAGGCCGTGTAGCCATCCGTGCCGCTGCATGGCGCATGGTGACCAGCGACACCAGCGCGGTAGCCGCAGTTGAGGACGAGCCCATGCCGGCCCCAGACGAATGCAAGCCGTGGGAGGGTGCAAGTGTGTGGCCTGGCGGCTATATCCGTTCCTTGGAAATGCGCTTGGCGGAGGGCCACCGGCCTGGATCAGGCAAGGTGTGGATCCGCACCCCGCTTCCTCTGACCGACCATGACGACAGCTCGGATCTTGCACGGTTGATGGGTCTGGTGGATACCGCCAACGGCATCGCAGCCAGGGTCCCTCCCGGCGAAAACAGCTACATTTTTCCCAACGTTGACCTCCAGATACACATGTACCGGGCGCCGTCCGGTGAATGGCTGGGCCTGGACAACAAAGTCTCGTTCGGAGCGGACGGCATCGGCCTGACGTCCACGGTGCTGCACGACATCAATGGGCCGTTCGGCAGGGCCGAACAGATCCTGACGTTGAGGAAGAGCTGA
- a CDS encoding VTT domain-containing protein, translating to MDQIMSLPFGVALAALFAIVMIRVNVTYWIGRGAVAGFAHTRFGRSLERPKAARAQVLIQRWGPYAVVLSFLTIGLQTAINLAAGAARMPLRRYLPAAIAGSLMWALLYATIGLAALEAWLAVAAASPVGAGLGVAVLAAVIVWVVVARKRRSAAKSADTVV from the coding sequence GTGGATCAGATCATGAGTTTGCCCTTCGGCGTCGCCCTCGCGGCGCTCTTCGCTATTGTCATGATCCGCGTCAACGTCACGTACTGGATCGGACGCGGTGCCGTGGCCGGGTTCGCCCACACCCGTTTCGGTAGATCCCTGGAGCGTCCCAAAGCAGCCCGCGCGCAAGTCCTCATCCAGCGCTGGGGGCCGTACGCCGTCGTACTTTCCTTCCTGACCATTGGCCTGCAGACGGCCATCAACCTTGCAGCAGGTGCTGCCCGCATGCCGCTTCGCAGATACCTGCCCGCAGCAATTGCCGGTTCGCTCATGTGGGCGTTGCTGTATGCCACCATCGGGCTGGCAGCCTTGGAAGCCTGGCTTGCGGTTGCGGCGGCATCGCCTGTGGGAGCCGGGCTGGGGGTTGCGGTATTGGCCGCCGTCATCGTCTGGGTAGTGGTGGCCCGCAAGCGTCGTTCTGCGGCCAAATCAGCGGATACAGTGGTCTGA